GAACCGGGCGCGACGGTTGATGCGCGAGGCGTTCCGGCTGAATCACCACACGCTGCGCGATGGCGTTGACCTCATCCTGATCGCGCGATCACGGATTGTCGATGCGGGCGGGCGGGCCGTGGCCGATGATTTTTTGGCGATCTGCCGCAGGGTCGGCCTCTGCCGGAAGGAGCCGGGACCATGTTGAGTCGGCTGTTGATCCTGTGTGTCCGCGGGTACCAGGTGGCGCTTGGGCCGCTGATCGGCCCGTGCTGTCGCTTCACACCGTCGTGTTCGGAGTATTGCATCGGGGCGCTCCGCGCGCACGGCCCTTGGCGCGGTCTGTGGCTGGCGGTGCGGCGCATCGTCCGATGCCGGCCCTTCGGACCGTGCGGAGAGGATCCGGTTCCGCCGCCCTGAACGAGGAATGATTCGTTACCCTTATGAAAAAACAAGACATCGCCATCGTTTGCCTGCTGTTCCTCGCCCTGCTGGGCTGGATGCTCTATCAGAACAAGGTCAGCTTGGCGCAGCGTGAGGAGCAGGCGCGGCAAGTCCTGAAACGGGAGGCGCTCTCCCCCGATGCGGCGGCTTCAGCGACGTTGCATGCGGCGTCCGAGCCTGCTGCTGAGGTCGCTTCGAGCGCACCGCCAGCGGCGCCGGAGGCTGTTCTGGAAGGCACCACATCCTCGGTTGCACGCCTGCCTGAACAGATTGCCACCCTTCGCAGTGACGAGCTGGTCGTTTCGATCTCCTCCCGCGGCGGCGCGGTGGTTGAGGC
The sequence above is a segment of the Lentisphaerota bacterium genome. Coding sequences within it:
- the yidD gene encoding membrane protein insertion efficiency factor YidD, with protein sequence MLSRLLILCVRGYQVALGPLIGPCCRFTPSCSEYCIGALRAHGPWRGLWLAVRRIVRCRPFGPCGEDPVPPP